The following coding sequences are from one Treponema bryantii window:
- a CDS encoding YfcE family phosphodiesterase, translating into MIEISQHTQNIIGSRDAIAALETKDHARLLIISDSHGRYPVFESIVRGYGAKCDALIFCGDGVSDVATLLYKQKIDEKLAECVPPVIAAVRGNCDPSSYPLDKGSLYFSELIELKVNGRGILVTHGHNQGVDFGLETLGLEMQVSECSTAFYGHTHIAHEDTFKNFKIVNPGSCARPRGGQPAGFAIATVEKTFVDIAFIKMTLKNDGTTEYSLWSPY; encoded by the coding sequence ATGATAGAAATTTCACAGCACACCCAGAATATAATCGGATCACGAGATGCTATTGCTGCGCTCGAAACGAAGGATCACGCCCGACTACTTATTATTTCGGATTCGCACGGACGTTACCCGGTTTTCGAGAGTATTGTGCGCGGCTATGGAGCTAAATGTGACGCGCTGATTTTTTGTGGCGACGGCGTGAGTGATGTCGCAACTTTGCTTTATAAACAGAAAATCGATGAGAAACTGGCAGAGTGTGTGCCGCCGGTGATTGCAGCCGTACGCGGAAATTGTGATCCGTCCAGCTACCCGCTAGATAAAGGCAGCCTTTATTTTTCAGAGCTGATTGAACTTAAGGTAAACGGCCGCGGCATTCTCGTAACTCACGGCCATAACCAGGGTGTTGATTTTGGATTAGAAACTCTCGGTCTTGAAATGCAGGTTTCAGAATGCAGCACTGCTTTTTACGGGCATACTCATATTGCTCACGAAGATACGTTCAAGAATTTTAAGATTGTGAATCCGGGAAGTTGTGCAAGACCTCGGGGAGGCCAGCCAGCTGGCTTTGCAATTGCTACTGTTGAAAAAACTTTTGTTGATATAGCGTTTATAAAAATGACGTTAAAAAATGATGGGACCACAGAGTATTCTCTATGGTCCCCATATTGA